A single region of the Streptomyces caelestis genome encodes:
- a CDS encoding MFS transporter, with protein MQATTTASVNGKLLPPRSPLMGWLAVVSVMLGIFVIVTTEILPIGLLTSIGSSFTVSDGMAGLMMTMPGFLAAIAAPLVTVATARFDRRLMLCVFMLLLALANFLAAVAPDYWLVLTSRIMVGITIGGFWSIGAGLAERLVPPSSVGRATAVIFSAVPLGSVLGVPTGTLIGDLAGWRTAFTVMGVLTVGVLVMLLLFVPPLPPVQATRLGVLNGMFRSVNTRFALLLTFLVVLAHFGTYTYVTPFLEQVTHASGGLITTFLLLYGAAGILGNFLGGAWVARYPRTVFGLAAALIAAVTLLLPALGRWETGAVMLLIVWGIAYGAVPVASQTWFSKAAPHAPEAASVVFTASFQATISMGALAGGVILDRTSPSAVMLLGGCTAVLMVLAVGARPVGPDCNERS; from the coding sequence ATGCAGGCAACCACTACCGCTTCAGTCAACGGCAAACTCTTACCCCCTCGGTCCCCGCTGATGGGGTGGCTGGCCGTGGTCTCGGTGATGCTGGGAATCTTCGTCATCGTCACCACCGAGATCCTGCCGATCGGTTTGCTGACCTCGATCGGATCCAGTTTCACCGTCTCGGACGGGATGGCTGGACTGATGATGACCATGCCGGGCTTCCTGGCAGCGATCGCCGCTCCACTGGTCACCGTGGCCACGGCACGCTTCGACCGCCGACTGATGCTGTGCGTCTTCATGCTCTTGCTGGCACTGGCGAACTTCCTTGCCGCCGTGGCACCCGACTACTGGCTCGTATTGACCTCCCGGATCATGGTCGGGATCACGATTGGCGGCTTCTGGTCGATCGGAGCCGGGTTGGCGGAGCGACTGGTGCCGCCGAGCTCGGTCGGCAGGGCAACTGCTGTGATCTTCTCTGCCGTCCCGCTGGGATCCGTCCTCGGCGTGCCGACGGGCACCCTCATCGGAGATCTCGCTGGATGGCGAACGGCCTTCACCGTCATGGGAGTTCTGACGGTCGGCGTACTGGTCATGCTGCTCTTGTTCGTGCCGCCGCTTCCTCCGGTCCAGGCCACACGGCTGGGAGTGCTCAACGGCATGTTCCGCAGCGTCAACACTCGCTTCGCACTCCTGCTGACGTTCCTTGTTGTACTGGCTCACTTCGGCACCTACACCTACGTGACACCCTTTTTGGAACAGGTCACCCACGCCAGCGGTGGTCTGATCACTACATTCTTGCTGCTCTACGGTGCCGCTGGCATCCTCGGCAACTTCCTGGGCGGCGCCTGGGTGGCCCGGTATCCGCGGACCGTCTTCGGGCTAGCGGCCGCCCTGATCGCCGCGGTGACCCTCCTGCTTCCAGCGCTGGGCCGCTGGGAGACCGGCGCAGTGATGCTGCTGATCGTGTGGGGCATCGCGTATGGCGCCGTACCAGTCGCGTCGCAGACCTGGTTCTCCAAGGCGGCACCGCACGCCCCGGAAGCTGCATCCGTCGTGTTCACCGCCTCCTTTCAGGCAACCATCTCGATGGGTGCACTCGCAGGGGGAGTCATCCTGGACCGCACCTCTCCGTCCGCGGTCATGCTGCTAGGTGGTTGCACCGCAGTGCTCATGGTCCTGGCAGTAGGGGCACGTCCCGTCGGGCCGGACTGCAACGAGCGGTCCTGA